A single window of Rhodamnia argentea isolate NSW1041297 chromosome 5, ASM2092103v1, whole genome shotgun sequence DNA harbors:
- the LOC115737225 gene encoding protein NTM1-like 9: protein MAGSTEEPQVGYGFKPTDEQLIGHFLKKKLKGEMEAHSAIPELYIYYWEPPDLFILYDVLSSESSDGRECFFFCPRGRRRKTERGFWKETSSTRVIRAPGTGEPMGTKRYLVYHEGQQPNGHRTDVAMHEYHLNSDVSDSEISDPTALVLCRIINRKSKKAKSVTASASTDLMGPSNLNSAQATPGVTIGSDCPTEMLNARLPDWNVLSPDQQPRTCNEQRSSDDDNWHVDGPSD from the exons ATGGCGGGATCGACGGAGGAGCCGCAGGTGGGATACGGATTCAAACCGACGGACGAGCAGCTCATCGGTCATTTCTTGAAGAAGAAGCTCAAAGGAGAAATGGAAGCTCACAGCGCGATTCCAGAGCTATACATCTACTACTGGGAGCCTCCGGATTTATTTATCCTATACGACG TATTATCAAGTGAATCGTCCGATGGACGCgagtgtttcttcttttgtcccCGCGGTCGCCGGAGGAAGACCGAGCGGGGATTTTGGAAAGAGACGAGTAGCACGCGCGTTATACGGGCGCCGGGCACTGGTGAGCCAATGGGAACCAAGAGATATTTGGTTTACCATGAAGGTCAACAGCCAAATGGCCACAGGACTGATGTGGCCATGCACGAATACCACCTAAATTCCGATGTTTCGGATAGTGAAATTTCCGACCCG ACGGCGTTGGTTCTCTGTCGGATAATAAACAGGAAAAGTAAGAAAGCGAAGTCAGTAACAGCGAGTGCTTCAACCGATTTAATGGGCCCGAGTAATCTGAATAGCGCACAG GCAACTCCAGGAGTTACTATCGGATCCGACTGTCCGACCGAGATGTTGAATGCTCGTTTACCTGACTGGAATGTGCTCAGTCCTGATCAGCAGCCTCGAACGTGCAACGAGCAGCGTTCGTCTGATGATGATAACTGGCATGTTGATGGACCTAGCGACTGA